The Bemisia tabaci chromosome 8, PGI_BMITA_v3 genome has a segment encoding these proteins:
- the LOC109034695 gene encoding BOS complex subunit ncln, with protein MIALDADQFAEIIKSIFPIYLILALPIFIILSPINPVEASHEFSAYRMQHFDLHGTARGCRSSVVNLEARSLSTWSTLRHCVIAHFEDLALEQLDKLLTQAGALLIILPRDFSKLSAEEKQNVLSIEKNLLLQQVQIPIYFLEWSYELKTIVRDLSTGLTASEPKKETAAHALFNSISANGYQVSINAPRPNIKYDLQIPTIQGKLSGYGVEDKLPTIVFVAHYDSFGVAPELSYGSDSNGSGVVALLELARIFSHFYSNLKTHPRFNMLFLLSGGGKINYQGSKKWLEDNIDVSEGSTLHDVPFVICLDSLGGSSSDQLYFHVSKPPKAGSPADQFIKIVKNVSDDANSIHMVHKKINLADDLLAWEHERFSIKRLPAFTVSSLTSHKDYIRSTIFDTKANVNTAFLEKSVNLLAESIAHYVFNFSKSNDIMTGSYGVRSNFIKSWVEFLSNHPRSAQLLGDKNNILVNILQESMGTYLRDVKVSYMTADKRDPEFVFYDVTKAALHIYNVKPAVFDLFLSAAIGAYLGFCYLAILKFSVLYNAIQSFSSSVVKKKVN; from the exons ATGATTGCCTTGGACGCGGATCAATTTGctgaaataattaaaagtatttttccaATATATTTAATATTAGCTCTCCCGATATTTATTATCCTTTCCCCAATAAATCCCGTCGAAGCCTCTCATGAATTCTCTGCCTACCGGATGCAACACTTTGACCTGCATGGCACTGCCCGAG GCTGTCGCAGTAGTGTGGTTAATTTGGAGGCTCGATCACTGAGCACATGGAGCACGTTAAGGCATTGTGTCATAGCGCATTTCGAAGATCTAGCCCTGGAACAGTTGGACAAATTATTAACTCAAGCTGGGGCACTACTAATAATATTGCCAAGAGATTTCTCTAAATTATCAGCCGAGGAGAAACAG AATGTGCTGAGCATTGAAAAGAACTTGCTGCTTCAGCAAGTTCAAATTCCCATTTATTTTTTGGAGTGGTCTTATGAACTGAAAACTATAGTGAGAGATTTATCAACTGGCTTAACTGCTAGTGAACCAAAGAAAGAAACAGCAGCTCATg CTCTATTTAACTCAATCTCCGCAAATGGTTATCAGGTGTCCATAAATGCTCCCAGGCCTAATATTAAGTATGACCTTCAAATACCCACTATCCAG gGGAAACTTTCGGGGTATGGCGTTGAGGACAAGTTACCCACcatagttttcgttgctcattATGACAGTTTTGGTGTTGCACCC GAGTTGTCGTATGGAAGTGATAGCAATGGTTCCGGAGTAGTCGCTCTGTTGGAGTTAGCTCGtatcttctctcatttttacTCTAACTTAAAGACGCATCCTCGCTTCAACATGCTGTTCTTGCTCTCTGGTGGTGGCAAAATTAATTACCAAGGAAGTAAGAAGTGGTTGGAAGACAACATTGATGTCTCAGAAGGCTCTACTCTCCAT GATGTGCCCTTTGTTATCTGTCTGGATTCTCTTGGCGGCTCATCAAGTGACCAATTGTACTTCCATGTTTCCAAACCACCCAAGGCAGGAAGTCCAGCCGATCAATTTATAAAG aTTGTCAAAAATGTAAGTGATGATGCCAATTCCATCCACATGGTGCACAAGAAGATAAACCTTGCAGATGATCTTTTGGCATGGGAACACGAACGCTTCAGTATCAAGAGACTGCCTGCTTTTACTGTCTCAAGCCTAACA TCTCACAAGGACTACATCCGAAGTACAATTTTTGATACAAAAGCGAATGTAAACACAGCATTCCTCGAGAAGAGTGTCAATCTTCTAGCTGAATCTATAGCGCactatgttttcaatttttcaaaatctaatgACATCATGACTGGGTCCTAT ggtgtcaGGTCTAATTTCATCAAATCATGGGTAGAATTCTTGTCAAATCATCCTCGATCTGCTCAACTGCTAGGTGATAAAAACAACATACTAGTAAACATTCTTCAAGAAAGTATGGGAAC GTACTTACGGGATGTAAAAGTCTCATATATGACAGCTGACAAACGGGATCCGGAGTTTGTATTTTATGATGTTACCAAAGCAGCTCTTCATATTTACAA tgtgaaaCCAGCAGTATTTGACTTGTTCCTCTCAGCAGCAATCGGAGCTTATCTTGGATTCTGTTACCTAGCAATTCTT aaattttctgTCCTGTACAATGCAATCCAGTCATTTTCCTCTTCTGTCGTCAAGAAGAAAGTCAACTGA
- the ath gene encoding ATP-dependent RNA helicase DHX33 → MAIMGAKNGDNGASTSHARKALPISKVRERLVEEISNNMTLILIGETGCGKTTKIPQFIYKAKLNKGAMIAVTQPRRVAAVTIASHVANAFNSSVGGLVGYTVRFEDATSADTKIKFLTDGMLLREAMLDANLSNYSVIILDEAHERTVNTDILFGIVKRAQYNREQQKIKPLKIIVMSATMDVDHFCKYFNNAPVVFVEGRTFPVHIHNAVKPHEDYFFSVLSTIFQLHQSAPVNHDFLVFLTGQEEIESMAHNIRQIQMDPKFKDSPPMMICYLFAALPTFDQVKAFSPTPPGRRKVILSTNIAETSVTISGVKYVIDCGKVKIRTHQPSTGLDMLKVSPISQAQAWQRAGRAGRESEGHCYRAYTEQEFANFKKNTPPEIQRCNLASVVLQLLAIGINAMKFDFMDKPNEQSIKEALLQLKDLGAITNIENPSLTQLGKLMSQFPLDPRYSKILICAQNYECLEEILIIVAMLSSETVFVNAQSKKEEVAEARQKFHSSSGDHITLLKIFRAFTAAETKKKWCSNNFLHFRNLEYATKVRKQLTELCQKNEFTSSSCGQQYDQIKKCLLTGLYMNLAELQRDKKYLTVHSRLTTSIHPTSSLFGSLPPCILFTEILETNKSYLNNISTIDPAWVEEVVPNYARQHILRKLD, encoded by the exons ATGGCCATAATGGGGGCCAAAAATGGTGATAACGGAGCCTCTACGTCCCATGCCAGGAAAGCATTGCCCATCAGCAAAGTCAGAGAGAG GCTGGTGGAAGAGATTTCGAACAACATGACGTTGATTTTGATCGGAGAAACGGGCTGTGGAAAAACAACCAAAATTCCTCAATTCATTTATAAAGCAAAACTGAACAAAGGCGCAATGATAGCCGTAACACAG CCAAGAAGAGTTGCAGCAGTAACGATTGCATCTCATGTAGccaatgcctttaattcttctgTAGGAGGATTGGTTGGGTACACCGTTCGGTTTGAGGATGCAACATCGGCAgacactaaaatcaaattcctcACAGATGGAATGTTACTAAGAGAAGCCATGTTAG atgccAATTTATCAAATTATTCAGTGATTATTCTGGATGAGGCTCATGAAAGGACTGTCAACACAGATATCTTATTTGGCATTGTAAAACGTGCTCAATATAACAGGGAACAGCAGAAAATCAAACCATTGAAg ATTATTGTCATGTCAGCAACCATGGATGTTGATCActtttgcaaatatttcaacAATGCACCAGTTGTGTTTGTCGAAGGGCGCACTTTCCCAGTCCACATTCACAATGCTGTGAAGCCCCATGAAGACTATTTTTTCAGCGTCCTTTCTACCATCTTCCAATTACATCAGTCTGCGCCTGTTAA TCATGACTTTCTGGTGTTCTTAACAGGACAAGAAGAGATAGAATCAATGGCTCACAATATCAGGCAGATTCAAATG gACCCTAAATTCAAGGATAGTCCGCCTATGATGATATGCTACCTGTTTGcagcattgccaacttttgatcAAGTGAAAGCCTTCTCACCAACGCCACCTGGCAGGAGGAAGGTTATTTTGAGTACCAATATTGCAGAAACCTCAGTCACCATTAGTGGTGTGAAATATGTCATTGATTGTGGGAAAGTAAAAATTAG AACTCATCAACCAAGTACAGGTCTGGATATGTTAAAAGTGAGTCCTATCTCACAGGCGCAAGCATGGCAGAGGGCAGGACGAGCTGGTAGAGAATCGGAAGGTCACTGCTATCGTGCGTATACAGAGCAA gaatttgcaaattttaaaaaaaatactccaCCTGAAATTCAAAGGTGCAATCTAGCGAGTGTAGTGCTTCAGTTGTTAGCGATTGGTATCAACGCTATGAAGTTTGATTTCATGGATAAACCTAACGAACAG tcAATCAAAGAGGCTTTGCTTCAACTGAAGGATTTAGGAGCAAtcacaaatattgaaaaccccTCTCTGACTCAACTGGGGAAACTAATGTCTCAGTTTCCATTGGATCCTAGGTATTCAAAAATACTCATCTGCGCGCAAAATTATGAGTGCTT GGAGGAAATTTTGATCATTGTAGCTATGCTTTCAAGCGAAACTGTGTTTGTGAATGCTCAgtcaaaaaaagaggaagtagCAGAGGCTCGACAAAAATTTCACTCTTCCTCAGGCGATCACATAACcttattaaaaattttccgtGCGTTCACTGCTGCTGAAACTAAAAAG AAATGGTGCTCtaataattttcttcactttcGAAATTTGGAGTACGCAACCAAAGTCAGGAAACAGTTAACTGAGCTatgccaaaaaaatgaattcacatCAAGTTCCTGCGGACAGCAGTatgatcaaataaaaaaatgtctcctaACCGGTCTTTACATGAATTTAGCAGAATTACAACGAGATAAGAAATACCTTACA GTCCATTCAAGACTAACGACATCAATACATCCCACATCATCTCTATTCGGATCGTTGCCTCCTTGTATtttattcactgaaattttagaaaccaaCAAAAGTTACCTCAACAACATTTCAACTATTGACCCTGCATGGGTTGAAGAAGTTGTTCCAAACTATGCTCGTCAACACATTCTGCGGAAACTCGACTAG